The Caulobacter sp. FWC2 region CATCGATCTTCTTGTCGAACAACGGTTCCAGGGCTTGAGGGGTCACGTCGCGGCCGGTGAGGCCCGTGCCGCCCGTGGTGACGATGGCATCGACGGCCTTGGCGTCTATCCAGTCGCGAACCTGCTGGCGAATCTGCTCGACGTCATCGCGGACCACCGCCCGACCGCCCAGCTCGTGGCCGGCGGCCTTGACGCGGTCGACCAGGATCTGGCCCGAGGTGTCGCTTTCCTCGTCGCGGGTGTCGGAGATGGTCAGCACGGCCACGCGGACTGACTTGAACGGAAGGTCCGGCTTGATCCCGCCGCCCGGCTTCAGCGCTTCGGTCATTGCGTCTCTCCTATCCGTCCCAACGTTCGGCGTCGGTCCTATCGCGGTCCGTCGGCTCGATCCAGCGCGCGCCGTCCGGCCCGTGCTCCTTCTTCCAGAAGGGCGCGCGGCTCTTGAGGTAGTCCATCAGGAAATCGCAGGCCTCGAAGGCCTCGCGGCGATGGCCGGCGGCGGTGGCCACGAAGACGATGGCCTCGCCCGGCCCGACGCGCCCGGTGCGGTGGACGATATGGACGTCCTGTAGCTTGAACCTTTCGACCGCGACCTGGGCGATCTCGCCGATCGCCGCGTCGGTGAAGCCAGGATAGGCCTCCAGCTCCAGCGCCGCCGCCGCCCCCTGCTCGGCGCGGGCCAGGCCGACGAAGGTGGCCACGGCGCCGGTCTCCTGGCGATCAGCGCAGAAGGCGGTGACGAGCCCTCCGGGCTCGAAGGGT contains the following coding sequences:
- the moaB gene encoding molybdenum cofactor biosynthesis protein B gives rise to the protein MTEALKPGGGIKPDLPFKSVRVAVLTISDTRDEESDTSGQILVDRVKAAGHELGGRAVVRDDVEQIRQQVRDWIDAKAVDAIVTTGGTGLTGRDVTPQALEPLFDKKIDGFSVIFHLVSYASVGLSTLQSRATAGLIDGVFVFCLPGSNGAVRDGWDKVISAQLDSRHKPCNMVELMPRLLEQ
- a CDS encoding molybdenum cofactor biosynthesis protein MoaE, whose translation is MIVTLTDKPFEPGGLVTAFCADRQETGAVATFVGLARAEQGAAAALELEAYPGFTDAAIGEIAQVAVERFKLQDVHIVHRTGRVGPGEAIVFVATAAGHRREAFEACDFLMDYLKSRAPFWKKEHGPDGARWIEPTDRDRTDAERWDG